One part of the Brachyspira sp. SAP_772 genome encodes these proteins:
- a CDS encoding AAA family ATPase, with translation MQKIIIKNLLVVKDFEMEINKFNLIIGEQSSGKSTISKAIFFFKEINTQIKVYIFAYKNKIQYRIKEIYNNIIKDFFISIFGKLENIDDNLYLKYIYKSNTYIEITKKNNNLNINYSEDIIVFFNKLEIDIKKIFEEYLNVNSLIIFEDIFERGIGKEINDFFENELITYYIPASRSSIALLNNQRTRLDYNTIDLIFYPFFTLVEKIEFLFKDGVRNFINNSNDDNKKIFLNEMNKKIEKYMGGEYFCDDKFGYIKLENSNKKIPVDKISSGQQEILWLLNCLLGIAWLNRKNIFLIIEEPEAHLYPKMQKEIIDFIVNFMNMTNNSILITTHSPYILTSANNLLYAGKLKENYKDNKEKIEKINNIVGEYGAINPNEINAFKLYLNDFRYTNLINEEQEINSEEIDDVSNTINETYTKLFDMELNNE, from the coding sequence ATGCAAAAAATAATTATTAAAAATTTACTTGTTGTAAAAGATTTTGAAATGGAAATTAATAAATTTAATTTAATTATAGGAGAACAATCTTCAGGTAAAAGCACAATAAGTAAAGCCATATTTTTCTTCAAAGAAATAAACACTCAAATAAAAGTTTATATATTTGCTTATAAAAATAAAATACAATACAGGATAAAAGAAATATATAATAATATAATAAAAGATTTTTTTATAAGTATATTTGGAAAATTGGAAAATATAGATGATAATTTATATTTGAAATATATATACAAATCTAATACTTATATAGAAATTACAAAAAAAAATAATAATTTAAATATTAATTACAGTGAAGATATAATAGTATTTTTTAATAAATTGGAAATTGATATAAAAAAAATTTTTGAAGAATATTTAAATGTTAATAGTTTAATAATATTTGAAGATATTTTTGAAAGAGGTATAGGTAAAGAAATAAATGATTTTTTTGAAAATGAATTAATAACTTACTATATACCAGCTTCAAGAAGTTCTATAGCATTATTGAATAATCAAAGAACTAGATTAGATTATAATACTATAGATCTTATATTTTATCCTTTTTTTACACTTGTTGAAAAAATTGAGTTCCTATTCAAAGATGGAGTTCGAAATTTTATAAATAATAGCAATGATGATAATAAAAAAATATTTCTAAATGAAATGAATAAAAAAATAGAAAAATATATGGGTGGAGAATATTTTTGTGATGATAAGTTTGGGTATATAAAATTAGAAAATAGCAACAAAAAAATACCTGTAGATAAAATATCATCTGGCCAGCAAGAAATATTATGGCTTTTAAATTGTTTATTAGGTATAGCATGGTTAAATAGAAAAAATATTTTTCTTATAATAGAAGAACCTGAAGCTCATTTATATCCAAAAATGCAAAAAGAAATTATAGATTTTATTGTTAATTTTATGAATATGACTAATAACAGTATTTTAATTACAACTCATAGCCCTTATATATTGACAAGTGCTAATAATTTGCTTTATGCTGGAAAACTAAAAGAAAATTATAAAGACAATAAAGAAAAAATAGAAAAAATTAATAATATTGTAGGTGAATATGGAGCTATTAATCCTAATGAAATAAATGCTTTTAAATTATACTTAAATGATTTTAGATATACAAATCTTATTAATGAAGAACAGGAAATTAACTCTGAAGAAATAGACGATGTATCTAATACTATTAATGAAACATATACAAAACTGTTTGATATGGAATTAAATAATGAATAA
- a CDS encoding nucleotide exchange factor GrpE, with protein MEEEMKEGNETANNEKVSEDIAENNSNAEANETNEEEQKEACECCESCECSENNEDEISILKKRIEELENEVSDMKDKYMRAMAEAENIRKRTAKEKADGIKRANKGMLLSLINFMDNFERALKSFDNDETIKGSEYYKGIELIHKQFIDFLTDNGVSEIEALGEEFDPNLHEALTMIEVPDIDKEQVVEVYAKGYKLNDELLRTAKVVVGKPKATE; from the coding sequence ATGGAAGAAGAAATGAAAGAAGGCAATGAAACGGCTAATAATGAAAAGGTTAGCGAGGATATTGCAGAAAACAATTCTAATGCAGAAGCTAATGAAACTAATGAAGAAGAACAAAAAGAGGCTTGTGAATGTTGTGAATCTTGCGAATGTTCTGAGAATAATGAAGATGAAATTAGCATTCTAAAAAAGAGAATAGAAGAGTTAGAAAATGAAGTTTCTGATATGAAAGATAAATATATGCGTGCTATGGCTGAGGCAGAGAATATTAGAAAGAGAACTGCCAAAGAAAAAGCTGACGGCATAAAGAGAGCTAATAAAGGTATGTTATTATCTCTTATCAATTTTATGGATAATTTTGAGAGGGCATTAAAATCTTTTGATAATGATGAAACTATAAAGGGAAGCGAATATTACAAAGGCATAGAATTAATACATAAGCAGTTTATAGATTTTTTAACTGATAATGGTGTAAGTGAGATAGAGGCATTAGGAGAGGAGTTTGACCCTAACTTGCATGAGGCATTAACTATGATAGAGGTTCCTGATATTGATAAGGAGCAGGTTGTAGAAGTTTATGCTAAGGGCTACAAATTAAATGATGAACTTTTGAGAACGGCTAAAGTTGTAGTTGGAAAACCAAAAGCAACTGAATAA
- the dnaA gene encoding chromosomal replication initiator protein DnaA, translating into MEKIKEYFNEFLEIISENGEYAGVALLKGSVFRVDDEYNVSIICSGDFAANHIKKDFLERIKSYLKDKSGYDINIQVLVDVEIVNEEENNIDDASEITVTTENNNNNTKNKYKSNLNEYFKFDNFIEGSNNKFVFAAAKLVAEKPGREYNPLYIYGSVGIGKTHLLQAIGNYYLENNPDAKVNYIDGSGFRDEYIYGLQSKKSDNFKKKYKSLDMFLLDDLQLLESAQETSKELFEIFQALDNGCKQMVFVSDKPPKELRNIEARLKNRFEKSLILSIEPPQYETRLAIIERKLIDLNTTIDEEVIKYMAENITTDVRKIEGAIRAYLSVRDLMKITPTVEECDKLNIFKDYFTNKPKLKNATIKEIKKIVADYYGIEMSAFTSSERTKFIAKVRHVAVYLACEYSKKSVTEIGLEFNRDHASIIHAREKIKEELKADSHVAREINDIISSLS; encoded by the coding sequence ATGGAAAAGATAAAAGAATATTTTAATGAGTTTCTAGAGATAATATCAGAAAATGGAGAATATGCTGGGGTTGCTTTACTTAAGGGCAGTGTTTTTAGGGTTGATGATGAATATAATGTAAGTATTATTTGTTCGGGTGATTTTGCAGCTAATCATATAAAGAAAGATTTTTTAGAGCGTATAAAAAGTTATTTAAAAGATAAATCTGGATATGATATAAATATTCAAGTGTTAGTTGATGTAGAGATTGTTAATGAAGAAGAAAATAATATTGATGATGCTTCAGAAATAACAGTAACAACAGAAAATAATAATAATAATACAAAAAATAAATATAAATCCAATTTAAATGAATATTTCAAGTTTGACAATTTTATAGAGGGAAGCAATAATAAATTTGTTTTTGCTGCTGCCAAATTGGTTGCTGAGAAACCGGGCAGAGAATACAATCCTCTTTATATATATGGAAGTGTTGGTATAGGAAAAACTCATTTATTACAAGCTATAGGCAATTATTACTTGGAAAATAATCCAGATGCAAAAGTTAATTATATAGATGGAAGCGGATTTAGAGATGAATATATATACGGTCTTCAAAGTAAAAAGTCTGATAACTTTAAAAAGAAATATAAATCTTTAGACATGTTTTTACTTGATGATTTGCAATTATTAGAAAGTGCTCAGGAGACTTCTAAAGAATTGTTTGAAATATTTCAGGCTTTAGATAATGGCTGTAAGCAGATGGTGTTTGTAAGTGATAAGCCTCCGAAGGAACTTAGAAACATTGAGGCAAGATTAAAAAACAGATTTGAAAAAAGTTTAATATTATCCATCGAGCCTCCGCAGTATGAAACAAGACTAGCCATAATAGAGAGAAAACTAATTGATTTAAATACAACTATTGATGAAGAAGTAATAAAATATATGGCAGAAAATATTACAACAGATGTTCGTAAGATTGAAGGAGCTATTAGAGCTTATTTGTCTGTAAGAGATTTGATGAAAATAACTCCTACTGTTGAAGAGTGTGATAAATTAAATATATTCAAAGATTATTTTACTAACAAACCAAAATTAAAAAATGCTACTATAAAAGAAATAAAAAAAATAGTTGCAGATTATTACGGTATAGAGATGAGTGCCTTTACGAGCAGTGAGAGAACAAAGTTTATAGCTAAGGTTCGACATGTTGCTGTGTACTTAGCTTGTGAATATTCTAAAAAATCTGTTACGGAAATTGGCTTAGAGTTTAATAGAGACCATGCTTCTATAATACATGCCAGAGAAAAAATAAAAGAAGAGCTTAAAGCAGATTCACATGTTGCAAGAGAAATCAATGATATAATATCTTCTTTGTCTTAA
- a CDS encoding ABC transporter permease, producing the protein MFTYFVIKRILKGIIMFVILMFMSSAIFNTVSEKTLKAQIEENINAEVRGLSNMRTEDVENFIKERRAYYYDIYWLNRSIGERIFIRAINTITFQFGKSTIMMDSNGNRDVIKIIGEALPRSIILFTTASIIQMIIGLIIGLVKARKAGGLFDRTTSIITMIVYGMPTWWLSMILIMIFVYKFNLFPSGGVHSIPTPEGIMYYLDMLWHMALPMLTLTSIGFWGLSFVVRNIVLSTLQEDYIMAARARGISEKSVLLGHTLRSSAPPIVTITLLGLLGSIAGSIIFEGIFSWPGLGNLYWISVQQNDIPVLMGNLAITTALYQFGLVVLDISYGFLDPRIKVGGKM; encoded by the coding sequence ATGTTTACTTATTTTGTAATCAAACGAATACTAAAAGGCATAATCATGTTTGTGATACTTATGTTTATGTCTTCTGCTATATTTAACACTGTGAGCGAAAAAACTCTTAAAGCACAGATAGAAGAAAATATTAATGCCGAAGTACGCGGACTTAGCAATATGCGTACAGAAGATGTGGAAAACTTTATTAAAGAGAGAAGAGCATACTATTATGATATATATTGGCTCAACAGAAGCATTGGTGAGAGAATATTTATAAGGGCAATTAACACTATTACATTTCAATTTGGCAAATCTACTATAATGATGGATTCTAACGGAAACAGAGATGTTATAAAGATAATAGGAGAAGCCCTCCCCCGCTCTATAATACTTTTTACAACAGCATCAATCATACAAATGATAATAGGTTTAATAATAGGGCTTGTAAAGGCAAGAAAAGCAGGCGGATTATTTGACAGAACTACAAGCATTATCACTATGATAGTTTACGGCATGCCTACTTGGTGGCTTTCTATGATACTTATAATGATATTTGTTTATAAGTTTAATTTGTTTCCATCTGGAGGGGTTCATTCCATACCCACACCTGAAGGCATAATGTATTATTTGGATATGTTATGGCATATGGCTTTACCTATGCTCACATTAACATCAATAGGATTTTGGGGGCTTTCTTTTGTTGTGAGAAATATAGTGCTATCCACTCTTCAAGAAGATTATATTATGGCGGCTCGTGCTAGAGGTATATCAGAAAAGTCTGTGTTACTAGGGCATACTTTAAGAAGTTCAGCTCCTCCTATAGTTACAATAACTTTATTAGGACTGCTTGGCTCTATTGCAGGCTCTATCATATTTGAAGGAATATTCTCTTGGCCGGGTTTGGGCAATCTTTATTGGATATCCGTTCAGCAAAATGATATACCTGTGCTTATGGGAAACTTAGCTATTACTACTGCTCTTTATCAATTTGGTTTGGTTGTGCTTGATATATCTTACGGATTCTTAGACCCTAGAATAAAAGTTGGAGGCAAGATGTAA
- a CDS encoding ABC transporter permease — protein MSKDINKNNLNKKLAPLIEFFNEFKKDKTGVVGLCILVLAIFVSLFEPLILTYKEAPKRWRDITYWQDNPASAPPEWLNFFSREKSAITTDIKPISVETNYIDSQAVYKAVFEYDYKFDKSPVDLIFHANVDNSSALVWNVTRPDGEVITLSDSLHNIKGDLRISAFNDSKNRIFRFYRESVPRMLARQIDTLTTNPMKILFNTKKDDMAKNFLALKGIYKFEVTANFSDANSSFENPYMVLVGSMSGIMGTDNMKRDIFSGLISGLKWALFIGIATSFISVIIGVMYGIVSAYFGGFVDSFMQFVYQIFIGIPVLPVMIVMSAIFKPTIWTMISMMIFFSWTGSVMTVRSMAMQLKEETYIEAARTIGASHFRIIFNHLAPLLLPFSFASMALAVPSAIVYESSLSLLGLGDATIVTWGQILHDAMKGSAVLSGLWWWIIPPGILIAILGMSFAFLGFALDKILHPKLKSR, from the coding sequence ATGAGTAAGGATATTAATAAAAATAATCTTAATAAAAAGCTTGCCCCTCTAATAGAATTTTTTAATGAGTTTAAAAAAGATAAAACAGGCGTTGTAGGTTTATGCATACTTGTTTTGGCAATATTTGTTTCGCTATTTGAGCCATTAATACTCACATACAAAGAAGCACCAAAACGCTGGAGAGATATCACATATTGGCAGGATAACCCAGCATCAGCCCCACCAGAATGGCTTAATTTCTTTAGCAGAGAAAAATCAGCAATTACAACAGATATAAAACCTATAAGCGTAGAAACTAATTATATAGATAGTCAAGCAGTATACAAAGCAGTATTTGAATATGATTATAAATTTGATAAATCTCCCGTTGATTTAATCTTTCATGCTAATGTAGATAATTCTTCTGCATTAGTTTGGAATGTAACAAGACCAGACGGGGAAGTAATCACACTATCAGACAGTTTACATAATATAAAAGGCGACTTAAGAATATCCGCATTTAATGATTCAAAAAATAGAATATTTAGGTTTTACAGAGAGTCGGTTCCTAGAATGCTAGCAAGACAAATCGACACTCTCACAACCAACCCAATGAAAATACTTTTTAATACAAAAAAAGATGATATGGCAAAAAATTTCTTGGCATTAAAAGGTATTTATAAATTTGAAGTAACAGCTAATTTTTCTGACGCTAATTCAAGTTTTGAAAATCCTTATATGGTGTTGGTAGGCTCAATGTCTGGAATAATGGGCACTGACAATATGAAGCGAGATATATTTTCTGGTTTAATATCAGGTCTTAAGTGGGCATTATTTATAGGCATAGCTACGAGTTTTATATCGGTTATAATTGGCGTGATGTATGGAATAGTGTCTGCATATTTTGGAGGGTTTGTTGATAGTTTTATGCAGTTTGTGTATCAGATATTTATAGGCATACCTGTTTTGCCTGTAATGATAGTAATGAGTGCAATATTTAAGCCTACAATATGGACTATGATAAGCATGATGATATTTTTCTCTTGGACTGGTTCAGTTATGACTGTTCGTTCTATGGCTATGCAGCTTAAAGAAGAGACATACATTGAGGCAGCACGTACAATAGGGGCTTCGCATTTTAGAATAATATTTAATCATTTAGCACCGCTACTTTTGCCTTTTTCATTTGCTTCTATGGCTTTGGCGGTGCCTTCTGCCATAGTTTATGAGTCTTCATTATCTTTACTTGGGCTTGGAGATGCCACTATAGTTACTTGGGGGCAGATTTTGCATGATGCTATGAAGGGTTCTGCTGTGCTTTCTGGGCTTTGGTGGTGGATAATACCTCCGGGAATATTAATTGCTATATTGGGAATGTCTTTTGCCTTTTTGGGTTTTGCATTAGATAAGATACTTCATCCAAAACTAAAGAGCAGATAA
- the dnaK gene encoding molecular chaperone DnaK, with the protein MSKIIGIDLGTTNSCVAVMEGGKPVVITNSEGNRTTPSIVAFTNKGEVLVGQPAKNQMVTNPENTIFSIKRFMGNTYAEVSEERLRMPYTVIEEDGKVKIKTLEGNFTPQEISARTLQKMKQTAEEYLGETVTDAIITVPAYFNDSQRQATKDAGRIAGLNVLRIINEPTAAALAYGMEKKKDEKIAVYDLGGGTFDISILELADGVFEVKSTNGDTHLGGDDFDQAIINWLIEEFKKDTSVDLNNDKMALQRLKEAAEKAKKELSSSLQTDINLPYLTADTSGPKHLNVSLSRAKFEDLVRGLVEKTRIPCEKALKDAGLSTSDIDEVILVGGSTRVPLVQETVKNIFGKEPNKSVNPDEAVAMGAAVQGGIIKGDVKDVLLLDVTPLSLGIETEGSVMTVLINRNTTIPTNKKQVFSTAADNQSSVTIRVLQGERKMANDNRELGRFDLVGIPPAPRGVPQIEVSFDIDANGIVHVTAKDLGTGKEQKVTLSSSSGLSEEEINRMVQDAEKHAEEDKKKKEEVEAKNNADHMIYQTEKLLKENGDKLQPSDKSEIESKMSALKSAVESNNTDSIKRATDDLQAAWSKASEALYKQAGAQQGQADAQQAQPDNSQDSGRKDDSVVDADYEVVDDNDKK; encoded by the coding sequence ATGAGTAAAATTATTGGAATAGATTTAGGAACTACAAATTCATGTGTAGCGGTAATGGAAGGCGGTAAACCTGTAGTAATAACAAACAGTGAAGGAAACAGAACAACACCTTCTATAGTAGCATTTACAAATAAAGGGGAAGTATTAGTAGGACAGCCTGCTAAAAACCAAATGGTAACTAACCCAGAAAATACAATATTCTCTATAAAGAGATTTATGGGCAACACTTATGCAGAAGTATCAGAAGAGCGTTTAAGAATGCCTTATACAGTTATAGAGGAAGACGGAAAAGTAAAAATTAAAACACTTGAAGGAAACTTTACTCCTCAAGAGATAAGTGCTAGAACACTTCAAAAGATGAAACAAACAGCTGAAGAGTATTTAGGTGAAACAGTAACAGATGCAATCATCACAGTACCTGCATACTTTAATGACAGCCAAAGACAGGCAACAAAAGATGCTGGAAGAATTGCTGGACTTAATGTATTAAGAATAATAAACGAGCCTACAGCTGCTGCTTTAGCTTATGGTATGGAGAAAAAGAAAGATGAGAAAATAGCAGTTTATGACTTGGGCGGCGGTACATTTGATATATCTATACTTGAATTAGCTGACGGAGTATTTGAAGTAAAAAGTACAAACGGTGATACACATTTAGGCGGTGATGATTTTGACCAAGCTATAATTAATTGGCTAATAGAAGAGTTTAAGAAAGATACAAGCGTTGATTTAAATAACGACAAAATGGCTTTACAGAGATTAAAAGAAGCTGCTGAAAAAGCTAAAAAAGAACTTTCTAGCTCACTTCAAACAGATATTAATTTGCCGTACTTGACAGCAGATACATCAGGCCCTAAACACTTGAATGTATCTTTATCAAGAGCAAAATTTGAGGATTTAGTAAGAGGCTTAGTAGAGAAAACTCGTATCCCATGTGAAAAAGCATTGAAAGATGCAGGACTTTCTACTAGCGATATAGATGAAGTTATACTTGTTGGAGGTTCTACAAGAGTACCTTTAGTACAGGAAACAGTTAAAAACATATTTGGAAAAGAGCCGAACAAAAGCGTAAACCCAGACGAAGCAGTAGCAATGGGTGCTGCAGTACAGGGCGGTATAATTAAAGGTGATGTTAAAGACGTACTTCTTCTTGACGTTACTCCGCTTTCACTCGGTATTGAAACAGAAGGTTCAGTAATGACTGTTTTAATTAACAGAAACACTACTATACCTACAAACAAAAAACAAGTGTTCTCAACAGCAGCAGACAATCAATCATCTGTAACTATTAGAGTATTACAAGGTGAAAGAAAAATGGCTAATGACAACAGAGAGCTTGGAAGATTTGACTTAGTAGGCATACCTCCTGCACCAAGAGGCGTACCTCAAATTGAAGTTTCATTTGATATTGATGCTAATGGTATAGTACATGTTACAGCTAAAGATTTGGGTACTGGTAAAGAGCAGAAAGTAACATTGTCTTCTTCAAGCGGACTTAGCGAGGAAGAAATAAACAGAATGGTTCAGGATGCAGAAAAACATGCTGAAGAAGATAAAAAGAAAAAAGAGGAAGTTGAGGCTAAAAACAATGCTGACCATATGATTTATCAAACAGAAAAATTGTTGAAAGAAAACGGAGACAAATTACAGCCTTCAGATAAATCAGAGATTGAGTCAAAAATGAGTGCTTTAAAATCAGCAGTAGAATCTAACAATACAGACAGTATAAAAAGAGCTACAGACGATTTACAAGCGGCATGGAGCAAAGCTTCAGAGGCTCTTTACAAACAAGCAGGAGCACAGCAAGGTCAGGCAGATGCACAACAAGCACAGCCAGATAACAGCCAAGATTCAGGCAGAAAAGATGATAGCGTAGTTGATGCTGACTATGAGGTTGTTGATGATAATGACAAAAAATAA
- a CDS encoding ankyrin repeat domain-containing protein yields MIELLEASKNNDLETLKALIEKGADINAKNDYGKTALMIASENGHLEIVKYLIDKGADVNNETMYGDTALVYASENGHFEVVKYLIEKGSDIINHSSALWYASKNCHKEIAKLLIDSGADINFKNISDVTVLIFASMNNHLEIVKLLVDSGADINVKDKKGGTALRYALEKGHLEVVKYLIDKGADINAKNDYGETALMWASIDGHLEVVKYLIGKGADVNAKSNNNGTALMSASRNGHLEIVKYLLDKGADINAKNSHNWTALILASRNGHLEVVKYLIDKGADINAKDKFYNCTALMWASIDGHLEVVKYLLDKGADINAKDKDNGTALILASRNGHLEVVKYLIGKGADVNAKDDSNITALIFVSKKGYLEIVKLLIDSGADINVNDKKGGTALRYAVENGHLEVVKYLIDKGADVNAKNNKNITALMFASINGNLEVVKYLIDSGADTNVKDKKGRTALRYAVKNGHLEVVKYLIDKGADDLNEVLMRASRNGHLEVVKYLIDKGFDINAKDDSNITALMRASRNGHLEVVKYLIDKGADINAKDDSNITALMWASINGNLEVVKYLIDKVADVNAKDNDGKTVLMWASRNGHLEVAEFLKANGAI; encoded by the coding sequence ATGATTGAATTATTGGAAGCCTCTAAAAATAATGATTTAGAAACATTAAAAGCCTTAATAGAAAAAGGAGCTGATATAAATGCTAAAAATGATTATGGAAAAACAGCTTTGATGATAGCTTCAGAGAATGGGCATTTGGAAATTGTTAAGTATTTAATCGATAAAGGTGCAGATGTTAATAATGAAACCATGTATGGAGATACTGCTTTAGTATATGCTTCAGAGAATGGACATTTTGAGGTGGTAAAATATTTAATAGAAAAAGGAAGTGATATAATAAATCATAGCAGTGCTTTATGGTATGCTTCAAAAAATTGTCATAAAGAAATAGCTAAATTATTAATAGATTCTGGTGCAGATATTAATTTTAAAAATATATCAGATGTTACTGTTTTGATATTTGCTTCAATGAATAATCATTTAGAAATAGTAAAATTATTAGTAGATTCAGGAGCTGATATAAATGTTAAGGATAAAAAGGGTGGAACTGCTTTGAGATATGCTTTGGAAAAAGGGCATTTAGAAGTAGTAAAATATTTGATAGATAAAGGAGCTGATATAAATGCTAAAAATGATTATGGAGAAACAGCTTTGATGTGGGCTTCAATAGATGGGCATTTAGAAGTAGTAAAATATTTAATAGGTAAAGGTGCTGATGTAAATGCTAAATCTAACAATAATGGAACAGCTTTGATGAGTGCTTCAAGAAATGGGCATTTAGAAATAGTGAAATATTTGCTAGATAAAGGTGCTGATATAAATGCTAAAAATAGTCATAATTGGACGGCTTTGATATTGGCTTCAAGAAATGGGCATTTAGAAGTAGTAAAATATTTGATAGATAAAGGAGCCGATATAAATGCCAAAGATAAATTTTATAATTGTACAGCTTTGATGTGGGCTTCAATAGATGGGCATTTAGAAGTAGTAAAATATTTATTAGATAAAGGAGCCGATATAAATGCCAAAGATAAAGATAATGGAACAGCTTTGATATTGGCTTCAAGAAATGGGCATTTAGAAGTAGTAAAATATTTAATAGGTAAAGGGGCTGATGTAAATGCTAAAGATGATAGTAATATTACAGCTTTGATATTTGTTTCTAAAAAAGGGTATTTGGAAATAGTAAAACTTTTAATAGATTCAGGAGCTGATATAAATGTTAATGATAAAAAGGGTGGAACTGCTTTGAGATATGCTGTGGAAAATGGGCATTTGGAAGTAGTAAAATATTTGATAGATAAAGGTGCTGATGTAAATGCTAAAAATAATAAAAATATTACAGCTTTGATGTTTGCTTCAATTAATGGGAATTTGGAAGTAGTAAAATATTTGATAGATTCAGGAGCTGATACAAATGTTAAGGATAAAAAGGGTAGAACTGCTTTGAGATATGCTGTGAAAAATGGGCATTTGGAAGTAGTAAAATATTTGATAGATAAAGGAGCTGATGATTTAAATGAAGTTTTGATGAGGGCTTCAAGAAATGGGCATTTAGAAGTAGTAAAATATTTGATAGATAAAGGATTTGATATAAATGCTAAAGATGATAGTAATATTACAGCTTTGATGAGGGCTTCAAGAAATGGGCATTTAGAAGTAGTAAAATATTTAATAGATAAAGGAGCTGATATAAATGCTAAAGATGATAGTAATATTACAGCTTTGATGTGGGCTTCAATTAATGGGAATTTGGAAGTAGTAAAATATTTGATAGATAAAGTAGCCGATGTAAATGCTAAAGATAATGATGGTAAAACAGTTTTGATGTGGGCTTCAAGAAATGGGCATTTAGAAGTAGCTGAATTTTTGAAAGCTAATGGAGCTATATAA
- a CDS encoding ankyrin repeat domain-containing protein — protein MAEFLKYNGGSMKKKKDVELIEVIKKNDLERVKFLISNGADVNIKNRYGNTPLNTASGFGYFEIVKYLIDKGADDLNLALGYASENGHLEIVKYLIDKGADDLNLALRHASYSGYIEVVRYLIDNGANDLNDALNYSSENGHLEIVKYLVDKGANGLNDALNYASESGHLEIVKYLVDKGADDLNMALCYASESGHLEIVKYLVDKGADVNNENRDGDTALVYASENGHFEVVKYLIEKGSDVINHSSALWYASKNCHKEIVKLLIDSGADINLKNIEDVTVLMLASMNNHLEIVKLLVDSGADINVKDEKGRTALRYAVKNGHSEVAEFLKANGAK, from the coding sequence ATAGCAGAATTTTTAAAATATAATGGAGGCAGTATGAAAAAGAAAAAAGATGTTGAGTTAATAGAAGTTATTAAAAAGAATGATTTAGAAAGAGTAAAATTTTTAATATCAAATGGTGCTGATGTTAATATAAAAAACAGATATGGTAATACTCCTTTAAATACAGCTTCAGGATTTGGTTATTTTGAAATTGTTAAATATTTGATAGATAAAGGAGCTGATGATTTAAACTTGGCTTTGGGTTATGCTTCAGAGAACGGTCATTTAGAAATAGTTAAATATTTGATAGATAAAGGAGCTGATGATTTAAACTTGGCTTTGAGACATGCTTCATATAGTGGGTATATAGAAGTAGTTAGATATTTGATAGATAATGGGGCTAATGACTTAAATGATGCTTTAAACTATTCTTCAGAGAACGGTCATTTAGAAATAGTCAAATATTTGGTAGATAAAGGGGCTAATGGCTTAAATGATGCTTTAAACTATGCTTCAGAGAGCGGTCATTTGGAAATAGTCAAATATTTAGTAGATAAAGGAGCTGATGATTTAAATATGGCTTTGTGCTATGCTTCAGAGAGCGGTCATTTAGAAATAGTCAAATATTTGGTAGATAAAGGGGCAGATGTTAATAATGAAAATAGAGATGGTGATACTGCTTTAGTATATGCTTCTGAGAATGGACATTTTGAGGTGGTAAAATATTTAATAGAAAAAGGAAGTGATGTAATAAATCATAGTAGTGCTTTATGGTATGCTTCAAAAAATTGTCATAAAGAAATAGTTAAATTATTAATAGATTCTGGGGCAGATATTAATTTAAAAAATATAGAAGATGTTACTGTTTTGATGCTTGCTTCAATGAATAATCATTTAGAAATAGTAAAATTATTAGTAGATTCAGGAGCTGATATAAATGTTAAGGATGAAAAGGGTAGAACTGCTTTGAGATATGCTGTGAAAAATGGGCATTCAGAAGTAGCGGAATTTTTGAAAGCTAATGGGGCTAAATAA